Proteins encoded in a region of the Salmo salar unplaced genomic scaffold, Ssal_v3.1, whole genome shotgun sequence genome:
- the LOC106598020 gene encoding ribose-phosphate pyrophosphokinase-like isoform X1 produces MQDDIIDDAVGFVAAAEMLRERGAGTIIAVATHAILSADAPRILQESVISQRGEEDVKLKNMGSWPSVLSPPPLSAPLATASNRSVASPERRGERETAKSTGQERAGETTP; encoded by the exons ATGCAG gatgaCATCATCGATGATGCGGTGGGTTTCGTGGCGGCAGCGGAGATGCTGAGGGAGAGGGGGGCGGGGACGATCATCGCCGTGGCAACGCACGCCATCCTGTCCGCGGACGCTCCCAGGATCCTCCAGGAGTCAGTCattagtcagagaggagaggag gaTGTGAAGTTAAAGAACATGGGTTCTTGGCCCAGCGTTCTCAGTCCACCTCCGCTGTCCGCTCCTCTAGCGACAGCTTCGAACAGGTCCGTCGCGTCGcccgagagaaggggagagagagaaacagctaaAAGCACAGgccaggagagagcaggagaaactacg CCGTGA
- the LOC106598020 gene encoding ribose-phosphate pyrophosphokinase-like isoform X2 — protein sequence MQDDIIDDAVGFVAAAEMLRERGAGTIIAVATHAILSADAPRILQESVISQRGEEDVKLKNMGSWPSVLSPPPLSAPLATASNRSVASPERRGERETAKSTGQERAGETT from the exons ATGCAG gatgaCATCATCGATGATGCGGTGGGTTTCGTGGCGGCAGCGGAGATGCTGAGGGAGAGGGGGGCGGGGACGATCATCGCCGTGGCAACGCACGCCATCCTGTCCGCGGACGCTCCCAGGATCCTCCAGGAGTCAGTCattagtcagagaggagaggag gaTGTGAAGTTAAAGAACATGGGTTCTTGGCCCAGCGTTCTCAGTCCACCTCCGCTGTCCGCTCCTCTAGCGACAGCTTCGAACAGGTCCGTCGCGTCGcccgagagaaggggagagagagaaacagctaaAAGCACAGgccaggagagagcaggagaaactacg TAG